The following are encoded together in the Carassius auratus strain Wakin chromosome 34, ASM336829v1, whole genome shotgun sequence genome:
- the LOC113053602 gene encoding small ubiquitin-related modifier 3-like isoform X1, which produces MSEEKQKEGVKTENDHINLKVAGQDGSVVQFKIKRHTPLSKLMKAYCERQGLSIRQIRFRFDGQPINETDTPSQLEMEDEDTIDVFQQQTGGAC; this is translated from the exons ATGTCCGAAGAGAAGCAAAAG GAGGGCGTGAAGACCGAAAACGACCACATCAACTTGAAAGTGGCGGGTCAGGATGGATCTGTGGTCCAATTCAAAATTAAGAGGCACACCCCCTTGAGTAAACTGATGAAGGCCTACTGCGAAAGACAG ggtTTATCCATAAGGCAAATTAGGTTCAGGTTTGATGGTCAGCCAATCAATGAAACGGACACACCATCGCAG CTGGAAATGGAAGATGAAGACACTATCGACGTATTCCAGCAGCAGACGGGAGGAGCCTGCTAA
- the LOC113053602 gene encoding small ubiquitin-related modifier 3-like isoform X2, with the protein MSEEKQKEGVKTENDHINLKVAGQDGSVVQFKIKRHTPLSKLMKAYCERQLEMEDEDTIDVFQQQTGGAC; encoded by the exons ATGTCCGAAGAGAAGCAAAAG GAGGGCGTGAAGACCGAAAACGACCACATCAACTTGAAAGTGGCGGGTCAGGATGGATCTGTGGTCCAATTCAAAATTAAGAGGCACACCCCCTTGAGTAAACTGATGAAGGCCTACTGCGAAAGACAG CTGGAAATGGAAGATGAAGACACTATCGACGTATTCCAGCAGCAGACGGGAGGAGCCTGCTAA